The DNA segment GCGCCCGTATGGTGCGTCATGAATTAGATCTCGATGCCGAAACCCAAGCGGTGTTTGTGGGTGAGCAGGCCGTGGCCGCTTATCTTGAAATGCCGGAAGAAGGTTTTTATGTCCGTTCGCCAAAATCCTTTTTAGGGGCAACGGGCCTGAGACCCGAACAAGTCGCCCTGTTTGAAGACATAGTCACCTTAATGATGCAGCATATTAAAGTGCGCGCCGAAGCCGTACTCGCTGAAAAGGGCGTTGAATCAGAGGGAGAGACAAGCATTACCCATGCGGTGATTGGTCGCCCAGTGAACTTTCAAGGCATTGGAGGTGAAGAGAGCAACCGCCAAGCCGAGGCCATTTTAACCTTAGCCGCGAAACGGGCGGGGTTTGTCGATGTGGCATTTCTGTTCGAACCACTGGCTGCGGGGATGGACTATGAGGCGAGTCTCAGTGCCGACCAAACCGTGCTGGTGGTCGATGTGGGTGGCGGTACGACCGACTGCTCCGTGGTCAAAATGGGGCCAAAGCATCAGGCGAGTTTCGATCGCAGTGCCGATTGCCTCGGCCACAGCGGCCAGCGGATTGGCGGGAATGATTTGGATATTGCGCTGGCGATGAATGCCTTTATGCCGCACTTTGGTTTAGGCTCGCTAATGAGTAACGGTAAGCCTATGCCGAGCAATCCCTTTTGGAATGCGGTCGCCGTCAACGATATCAGTGCCCAGCGTGAGTTTGCCACCCTAAGCACTCGCAAGCTGATTGATGAACTCATTAAAGAGGCCGAGCAGCCGCAGCTGCTAAAAAGATTGCTCAAAGTGCAGCAACAACAGTTAAGCTACCAAATTGTACGACTCGCCGAGCGCGCTAAAATTGCTTTGTCTGATGTGCAAACGACTGAGAGTGCGCTGGACTTTATTGAAGCATCACTTCAGGCAGAAGTGAGCCGCACGGGGTTTGAAACGGCGATTGAGCCTTCGCTCACCAAGGTTGAGGCGTTGATGCACCAAGCGCTGACTCAGGCGGCAAAGAGTCTTGCGGGCAATGGTTTAGCGCCAGAGGAGTTGTCCGTGGATGCCGATAGTCTAGAGTGCAAACCCGATGTGATTTATGTGACGGGCGGCACCGCGCGCAGCCCCGCGATTTACGCTAAAATCACTAGCCTTTATCCCGAAACCCCAGTTGTCGTCGGTGACCACTTTGGTTCGGTGACGGCGGGATTAACGCGCTGGGCACAAAAGTGTTTTGCTCAATAGGGAAGGATGATGAATAAGGATAAACAGATGAAAAGAGTCAATAAGGCTTTAATGTCTTTGCTGGCCGTGACGCTGGCGGGGACGCTACTCACAGGCTGCGGCGATGACGTAGGTAAAGTGAGCCTTGGGTTATTTACCACTAAAGATGTGATTATCGATGCCAAGCAGGACCCAAAAATCCGTGGGGTGACTTGCCATATTAGCCGTATTGAAGCGAACCTCGATTTTGCCGATCCTTCGGATATGGGCATTAGTTGTCGTCAAACGGGGCCGATTTCCGCCGCCGATATTGCTAACATCGATAAGAGCAAACACGGTGAAGTGGTCTTTACCGAATCCTTAAGTATCTTATTTAAGAGCTTAAAAGTGCGCCGAATTTACGATGCGCCCAATCAAACCCTGCTGTATTTATCCTATTCGACCAAAGAGACCAATGGCAGCCACAAACATGCCTTATCGACCGTGCCTTTGTACGGTTCTCAGGCGTGGATTGACCCCGCAATAAGTGCGGCGCAGCCCAAATAGCAAAGGTGAATTGAAGCCGAAGTAATACGATAGTGGGACACAACTAAGGCGGGGCAAAATGAAGGCGAGTAAGCTCCCGCCTTCGTTGTTTTCACATAATTTGTTTAAGCTTTATTTAGCCTTGGCGGCGAGTACGGCATTAAAGCGATCGAAGCCTGCGCTGAGATCGGCAATTAAATCATCGGGATCTTCTAGGCCAATATGCACACGGATCAATGGCTTGCTTGCATCCCACTGAGTGGCACTGCGGATTTTTTCAATCCCGAAAATCCCTAGGATCAGACTCTCATAACCGCCCCAAGAAAACCCCATTTTAAAATGCTGCATATTTTCAACGAGCGCGGTCACCGCCTCCTGATCCCCTTGCTTTAACACGAAGGAGAACAGACCGTTGGCTGCGCTAAAGTCGCGTTTAAAGAACTCATGTCCCGGGCAGGTATCGAAGGCGGGGTGACGTAAATGGTCAACCTCGGGGCGAGTTTTCAACCAGTTAGCCACTTTAAGAGCATTTTTCTCATGTTGCGCCATGCGCACGCCAAGGGTGCGTAATCCGCGCGTAGCGAGATACACATCGTCGGGGAAGTCGTTTGCCCCAATAAATAACTGCGTTCACGCAGCTGCGGCCAGTGCTTTTCGTTGGCAGTCGCGGTGCCAATCATCACATCAGAGTGACCGACGATATATTTGGTCGCGGCTTGAATCGACACATCGACACCCATCTCGAAGGGCTTGCTATTGATTGGCGAGGCCCAAGTGTTGTCGAGAATGGTCACTAATCCATGTTCATGGGCGATACGGCATAGGGTCGGGACGTCCTGCACTTCCATGGTGATGGAGCCGGGAGACTCTAAAAACAGCACCTTAGTGTTGGGGCGGATAAGCGCGCGAATACCTTCACCAATCAGGGGATCGTAATAGGTGGTCTCAATATTAAAGCCCGCCAGAATATGGCTGCAAAGATCGCGGGTTGGCTCGTACACACTGTCGACCATCAGCAGGTGATCGCCCGCCTGTAAAAACGATAACAAAGCCGCGCTAATCGCCGCCGCACCCGAGGGATACAGCGCCGTACCTGCGCCACCTTCGAGCTCACTGATCGCCGCCTGAAACGCAAAATGGGTCGGGGTGCCACGGCGGCCATAAAACATTTCGCCATTGGTTTTGTTTTTGGCGGCGTGACGCATGTCTTCCATTGTGTCGAAGACGATAGTCGATGCGCGAAATACGGGCGGGTTAATCACGCCCTTGGTCCATTTTTTATCTCGACCGACGCTGACGATTTGGGTGGCTAGCTGATGTTTATCTGTCATAGGGCTTACCTTGGCGAGTCAGTTTTTATGTTGTTATCCATTGTGATGGCCGTCATCTTAGCATCTGCCCGTGAAAATGGCAGGAGGCAAACAGATGAGTTTACCTCAAGTTGCAGAGCGTGGATTAGCTCAGCGGTAGGGTGACCAGAATATCGACCCCATCGTTTTCGCTGCGGTTGCGGGCCAAAATTTTACCCTGATGGAACTCGGTCACGAGCCGTGCAATATACAAACCTAAGCCGAGGTGAGGTTTGTCTTGGGCTTGATTGATCCGCACCGAAACCATGGAGTCGAAGATCTGCTCCGACATATCCACTGGCAACTGTGGTCCTAAGTTACTGATAAGCAAAGTGGCTTGTTTGCCAACTTGGGTGAGGGTGACTTCGATCGCACTGCCTTGATGACAAAATTCGATGGCATTGGCGATAAGTTTGTCCATCAATTGGGCGATGTATTCAGGCACGCCCTGCATCATCAAAGGTTGCTCGGGCACTTTGACGCTAAATTGCTGCTCAGGGTAGGTCATTTGATAGCCCTGCATACAGCCGCTCACCACTTGGGATAGTGGGAACTTAGCCACATCGGCCTGAGTAAGGCTCTGCTCAAGGCGCGTTGCCTCACTCATGTTGTTTAATATCATGCTTAATCGGCTCACCCCTTCTTGGGCACGGTCGACGTACTTTTGCGTGTCTTTATCTAAGGTTTGCAGATTTAAATGCTCTAAAGAGGAGCGCACCACGGCCACCGGCGTACGTAGCTCATGGGACAGGCGCGACGACATATTCTCTAAATAATGGGTGTATTGACCCAAACGGCCGACAATGCTGGCAAAACTGCGGGATAAGTCGCCAATCTCGTCCCGCGCCTTAGAGGGTTTTAAATGGTTCCGCACGCGGCCTTGGCTGTCGATGGCATTCTCGGCTTCATCGCGCAGTTTGCGGATACGATTGGAAATACTCGAGGCGAAGAAAAACAGCGCTAAGGTGCCCATGCTCATAATGGTCAGGATCACGTTAAACAGTTTTTCCAGCGCACGGTTACGCAGGGTGCGAATACCGTGGGTGGTTTCTTCGGCCACCACGGCGCCCATCACATTGTTATCAATCCAAATGGGGCTCGCGGCCGCTAGCACCACTGCTTTATTGTCCGGCGTAAGTCGCCAGGTCGAGCTTTGTTGTCCCGCGAGCGCCTTTTGAATATGGCTGCCGTCGAGTTCGGTTGAGTCTTGCAGGGAATCGATAAAATCCTTCGGCGGTTTAGTAAGAATTTTATAGTAGAGCGGGTGCAGGTAGTCGCGCTGAAAACGTTGCCACATCGAGTTGCTGTTTTCATCATCAAGTGTGCGTGTCCACACACTGTTGCTGTCACGGATATCGCCAGACTTCGCGAGCACACGCCCGTGTTTATCGACCACCCAAATCCGTGAGCTGTAGTGGCTCATGCCTTTGATAATATTTTCAATTTCGGGTGATGGCACTAAGACTGTACCGAGTTTGTCGACGGTATCTAAGGCGGAGGTGCCGACTACGGCTGTGATATCGCGGTATTTGCTGTCGTTGACATCTGAAATCGCAAATCCCAGTTTGCTGCCCACCATATCCAAGGGGATACGCAGTTCGATATTGTAGCCCACATCCGTGGTGGCCCATTGTCCTTGAATACGGACTTCGGGTGTTACGGGCACGGTTTGCTTAGGGTTGGCGGGCAGCTCGAAGGCACTGATCCAGCCGGGCTGGGTCGTGGCCACGATATAGCGTTTAAATTTATTGTCGGGGGCAAGGGTCGCAATCGACAGGTGATCGTTTCTATCAACGCTTAAGGCATTCTTGCCGCGAAACACCACATTGGGATCGACCACCTGAAAAAAGGCATACAGATAACCATCGTACTGACCCACCATATGGGTAAAACTCAAGGTGAGCGGCGTGCTGGGATCGGCACGCATGATGAGATTGGCCTCGCCGTACTGGATAAATCTGTGCTGATATTCCTGCCATTCATTGAGTTTGCCATCGAGCAGAATCGCGCCCGCTAAGGGATAAGCATAGAGATCGCGACTCTTTTCAACCTGCTTTAAAAAGCTCGCCTGACCGTCGAACAGCTTGGGGCGCTCGTGCAAGGCGGTCGCTAAGGCTTGAGTGGTGCCCTCTAAGGTGCGTTCCTGACCGTGGCGCAGGTATTTTTCCATCTCCCACACATATTGGTACCCCAGCCAAGGGAGGCAGAGTAAAAACAGGCTAAGGCCAATAACTTTAGTGCGAAGACCGAAGGGAAAACGTGTCATAGAATGCTGGCTAATCTGCTACTTGGCATGGTTTAGGCTAGGCTGTCCCAGCGATAGCCCATGCCATAAACGGTATCAATACAATCAAATTCGGGCGCGGCGGCCATAAACTTCTTACGGATGCGCTTCACATGGGAAGTAATAGTGCTGTCATCGACAAAAATCTTCGCCTCTTGCATCAGCTCATGGCGACTACGGACGTGCCCCGGGTGCTTGGCAAGGGCGTGCACCATCCAAAACTCGGTGACTGTGAGTTCAATCGGGATCTGGTTCCAAGAAACCTGCATCCGATTGGCGTCGATAGTAAGCGGTCCGCGCTCCAGTAAATTCTCCTGCGGCGTTTGGCTGGTGGCTAACTCAGAGCGGCGAAACAGCGCGGCTAAACGCGCCGTCAAATGGGGAAGCTCACTTCTTTGCTCAGGTAATCATCGGCGCCTAAACGCAGGCCGCACACAGTATCAAAATCGCTATCCCGCGCGGTTAAGAAGATGATTGGCAATGTGTTCGACATGGCACGCAGGGACTGACACAGCATAAAACCGCCGTCAATCTCATTGCCAAGGCCAATATCGATAATGGCTAAATCTGGCAGACGGGTATTAAACGCCAACATGGCAGATGGCCTGTCGGCATAGGTTTGCACACTGTAACCGTGTTGCTGCAACACATCCTTGTAATTTTCGCGAATGGCCGCTTCATCTTCCACAATGGCGATACGTTTCATTAGCCATCTTCCTATTGACTGCTGGGACTAAGTGTCTGGGGATAAGTTTTCGTGACTATACAGGAATTTATTTCTGAGAAAAGCTCCCAAATGCAATTGCCATTTTGTTGCCACAATTGATAGTCGCATTGCCATTTTCCATCCCCGCTTATGCCATGGCGCTTGTGTTTAATAAGCTCATTCCGTTTTACCCGCCGCGCTAATGACTTAGGCGGGTAAGCGCAGCACAAATCAAAAGGAATGAGATGATGAAAAAGACGCTGATTAATATCTTGGTACTGAGTGTATTCGCTGCGCCCATCGCTAGCGTATCGGCAAGGGTTTCCTTGCAAAATCAACCTGTGCTCTCCGAGCCACAGACTGAGATGCTTGAGCAAGATGAGGATGATGGTGAAGCGCTTATCGGTCTTGGCGGCGGAGCGTTAATTGGCGCCCTAGTGGGTGGCCCCGTTGGCGCCATTATCGGTGGGTTTACCGGCACCTTAATTGGCCAATCGGTCTCCGATACCGACACGGTTAAAACCCAGCAACAGCATATTGCCCTGCAGCGCCAACAACTGGCGAGCTTATCGGCCAAACAACAGGCCAGCGAGCAACGCGCCGTCGAATACGCCTCAACCCAAAAGCAACTCGATGAACTGCTCGCCGAGCAACAACAACTGTTAAGTGAGTTGGCGCTGGGCATGAATGTGCAGTTCCGTACAGGCTCGTCGGAGCTTGAAAGCCATTTTTTGCCCCAATTAGACAATGTCGTCAAGGTGATGAAGCGCTCGAGCGAGTCCAATCTCGAGCTGAAAGGTTATGCCGACCGTCGCGGTGATCTGGCCTACAACCAAGCGCTCTCGGAGCAACGTTTGTTAGAAGTGCGGGGATACTTGATTAAGCAAGGCGTAGCCCCCGAGCGGATCACCACCCAAGCCTTCGGCGCCAGAATGCCACTTAATGATCAACAAGATAGTGAATCCGATGTGTTCGATCGCCGAGTCACTCTGACCATGCAGCCTAACCAAGGGCTGATGGCGAGCCGTGTGACCGAATAATTCAACAATATCAATCGTATTCAATCAAGATCAGGAGCCTTTGTGATGATCACAGGGAAAAGGGTAAAAGAAGTTTGTCAAACACTGGCGATGCTAGTGATCGGCGCCTCCATTTGTTGGGGGCTACCATTTGCGGTGTTAGCCTCACCGAACAGTGTCGGCACCTTATCGGCGCCACAAAATATTGCCGCAACCTTCGATGAACACACGGCGAGCACACTGCCAGCGTTCAGTTTAGACGATGTCACCCAAGGGATGCTGGTGTATCAAACCGCCAGTGGTCGTTTAATGCCGTCCTTACCCGTGGACACGCATGTGTCGATGCAGGTCTCGGGGTTAACCAATAGGGTGAGCGTGAAGCAGGTTTTCAGTAATCAAACGGGATTTGTGCTCAATGGCCGCTATCTGTTTCCTTTACCTAATGAGGCGGCGGTGGACTCACTGCGTTTGCACATTGGTGAGCGGATCATCGAAGGTCAAATTCACCCAAAACAGCAAGCAAAACAGATTTTTGAGCAGGCC comes from the Shewanella seohaensis genome and includes:
- a CDS encoding CreA family protein encodes the protein MKRVNKALMSLLAVTLAGTLLTGCGDDVGKVSLGLFTTKDVIIDAKQDPKIRGVTCHISRIEANLDFADPSDMGISCRQTGPISAADIANIDKSKHGEVVFTESLSILFKSLKVRRIYDAPNQTLLYLSYSTKETNGSHKHALSTVPLYGSQAWIDPAISAAQPK
- the pdsS gene encoding proteobacterial dedicated sortase system histidine kinase, coding for MTRFPFGLRTKVIGLSLFLLCLPWLGYQYVWEMEKYLRHGQERTLEGTTQALATALHERPKLFDGQASFLKQVEKSRDLYAYPLAGAILLDGKLNEWQEYQHRFIQYGEANLIMRADPSTPLTLSFTHMVGQYDGYLYAFFQVVDPNVVFRGKNALSVDRNDHLSIATLAPDNKFKRYIVATTQPGWISAFELPANPKQTVPVTPEVRIQGQWATTDVGYNIELRIPLDMVGSKLGFAISDVNDSKYRDITAVVGTSALDTVDKLGTVLVPSPEIENIIKGMSHYSSRIWVVDKHGRVLAKSGDIRDSNSVWTRTLDDENSNSMWQRFQRDYLHPLYYKILTKPPKDFIDSLQDSTELDGSHIQKALAGQQSSTWRLTPDNKAVVLAAASPIWIDNNVMGAVVAEETTHGIRTLRNRALEKLFNVILTIMSMGTLALFFFASSISNRIRKLRDEAENAIDSQGRVRNHLKPSKARDEIGDLSRSFASIVGRLGQYTHYLENMSSRLSHELRTPVAVVRSSLEHLNLQTLDKDTQKYVDRAQEGVSRLSMILNNMSEATRLEQSLTQADVAKFPLSQVVSGCMQGYQMTYPEQQFSVKVPEQPLMMQGVPEYIAQLMDKLIANAIEFCHQGSAIEVTLTQVGKQATLLISNLGPQLPVDMSEQIFDSMVSVRINQAQDKPHLGLGLYIARLVTEFHQGKILARNRSENDGVDILVTLPLS
- the pdsO gene encoding sortase-associated OmpA-like protein PdsO gives rise to the protein MMKKTLINILVLSVFAAPIASVSARVSLQNQPVLSEPQTEMLEQDEDDGEALIGLGGGALIGALVGGPVGAIIGGFTGTLIGQSVSDTDTVKTQQQHIALQRQQLASLSAKQQASEQRAVEYASTQKQLDELLAEQQQLLSELALGMNVQFRTGSSELESHFLPQLDNVVKVMKRSSESNLELKGYADRRGDLAYNQALSEQRLLEVRGYLIKQGVAPERITTQAFGARMPLNDQQDSESDVFDRRVTLTMQPNQGLMASRVTE
- the yegD gene encoding molecular chaperone, producing MFVGFDYGSANCAVGIMQGDEVSLLPLSSDSAYLPSTVYAMDRELIAEAVYRGLPQALKADYAKKRAAQLSRARMVRHELDLDAETQAVFVGEQAVAAYLEMPEEGFYVRSPKSFLGATGLRPEQVALFEDIVTLMMQHIKVRAEAVLAEKGVESEGETSITHAVIGRPVNFQGIGGEESNRQAEAILTLAAKRAGFVDVAFLFEPLAAGMDYEASLSADQTVLVVDVGGGTTDCSVVKMGPKHQASFDRSADCLGHSGQRIGGNDLDIALAMNAFMPHFGLGSLMSNGKPMPSNPFWNAVAVNDISAQREFATLSTRKLIDELIKEAEQPQLLKRLLKVQQQQLSYQIVRLAERAKIALSDVQTTESALDFIEASLQAEVSRTGFETAIEPSLTKVEALMHQALTQAAKSLAGNGLAPEELSVDADSLECKPDVIYVTGGTARSPAIYAKITSLYPETPVVVGDHFGSVTAGLTRWAQKCFAQ